A window of Panicum virgatum strain AP13 chromosome 8K, P.virgatum_v5, whole genome shotgun sequence contains these coding sequences:
- the LOC120644256 gene encoding protein NRT1/ PTR FAMILY 4.5-like, whose amino-acid sequence MGSSSGLVDWRGRPVNTKKHGGVRASIFIHALVLLSNAANIANILNLVSYLRNEMHMDVARASTMASNFFAALQMFSIPAAFLADSYIRRFYTVLIFGPIEILGYILLAVQAHVPSLHPPPCNPGQQTTTCESVHGSNLSLLLLGLYLIPIGDGAARACLPALGGEQFNKSDPVEQRQEASFFNWYTFAVSTGGFVGLVFVVWVENDKGWDIGFIVCALCVLLGMMIWIAGFPFYRNQLPTGSPIARILQVLVAAFKNRNVKLSENPSELKQINPDEASAFEMLHQTEGFRCLDKAAVDTGKTGAWSLCSITQVEETKIILRMVPIFLSAILGYIPVPLILNFTVQQGNTMDTRLGSIHISPATLFVIPTVFQMVILVFYDRFIVPFLRKLTGYVGGVTHLQRIGIGFLSATVATGIAALVETKRRKVAEDNGLMDATSGIPISVFWLTVQFFLLGIVDVTSFVGLLEFFYSEASMGMKSIGSSIFYCILGVSAWLGSLLIQLANRVTRHSDGTGGWLDGTNLNRGKLDRFYGLLAVLELVSLFIYMFFARRYVYRNDQKVVVDEDNKIPSERAMNAI is encoded by the exons atggGCAGTTCATCTGGGCTTGTGGACTGGAGAGGACGGCCGGTGAACACGAAGAAGCATGGAGGAGTGAGAGCTTCAATCTTCATTCATG CGCTCGTGCTGCTCAGCAACGCCGCCAACATTGCCAATATTTTGAATCTTGTAAGCTACCTGCGCAATGAGATGCACATGGACGTGGCGAGGGCCTCCACCATGGCGAGCAACTTCTTCGCCGCGCTGCAGATGTTCTCCATCCCAGCAGCTTTTCTTGCCGACTCCTACATCAGGCGCTTCTACACCGTCCTCATCTTTGGCCCTATTGAGATACTG GGCTACATCCTTCTGGCGGTCCAAGCACATGTCCCGTCCCTGCACCCACCACCGTGCAACCCTGGACAGCAGACAACCACTTGTGAGTCTGTCCACGGCTCAAACCTGAGCCTGCTTCTCCTGGGCCTGTACCTAATCCCCATTGGTGatggggcggcgcgggcgtgcCTGCCGGCTCTTGGCGGGGAACAGTTTAACAAGTCCGATCCCGTGGAGCAGAGGCAAGAGGCGAGCTTCTTCAACTGGTACACCTTCGCCGTTTCGACAGGTGGATTTGTGGGGCTCGTGTTCGTGGTATGGGTTGAGAACGATAAAGGTTGGGACATCGGGTTCATTGTATGTGCCCTGTGCGTGCTCCTGGGGATGATGATATGGATTGCCGGGTTCCCATTCTACAGGAACCAGCTGCCAACTGGGAGCCCCATCGCAAGAATACTGCAG GTTCTTGTGGCAGCATTCAAGAATAGAAATGTTAAATTATCAGAAAACCCCAGTGAACTAAAGCAAATAAACCCTGATGAAGCCAGTGCATTTGAAATGCTACATCAAACCGAGGGATTTCG ttgcCTTGATAAAGCTGCAGTAGACACCGGGAAGACTGGTGCCTGGTCTCTCTGCAGCATAACTCAGGTGGAGGAGACCAAGATCATCCTTCGCATGGTCCCCATCTTCCTCAGTGCCATCCTTGGATACATTCCGGTGCCTCTGATCCTCAACTTCACCGTCCAGCAGGGCAACACAATGGACACCAGGCTCGGTTCAATTCACATCTCCCCTGCAACACTCTTTGTGATTCCTACGGTCTTCCAGATGGTGATACTTGTCTTTTACGACCGGTTTATTGTCCCCTTCCTGAGAAAACTCACAGGCTATGTGGGTGGCGTCACACACCTCCAGCGCATCGGCATCGGGTTCCTTTCGGCCACAGTGGCCACAGGCATTGCTGCCCTGGTGGAGACCAAGAGGAGAAAGGTGGCCGAAGATAATGGCCTTATGGATGCGACCTCTGGGATTCCAATATCTGTGTTCTGGTTGACAGTGCAGTTCTTCCTCCTTGGCATTGTTGACGTCACCTCCTTTGTAGGGCTTCTAGAGTTCTTCTACAGCGAGGCATCCATGGGGATGAAGTCCATTGGGAGCTCCATCTTCTACTGCATTCTTGGGGTGTCTGCTTGGCTGGGGAGCTTGCTGATACAATTGGCTAACCGAGTTACAAGACACAGCGATGGTACAGGAGGATGGCTTGATGGGACAAACCTTAACAGAGGGAAACTTGATCGGTTCTATGGGTTGCTAGCAGTTCTTGAGCTAGTGTCGCTATTTATCTACATGTTTTTTGCGAGGAGATATGTTTACAGGAATGACCAAAAGGTTGTGGTTGATGAGGACAACAAGATTCCATCAGAACGAGCCATGAATGCCATCTGA